Proteins from a single region of Gasterosteus aculeatus chromosome Y, fGasAcu3.hap1.1, whole genome shotgun sequence:
- the LOC144390792 gene encoding dnaJ homolog subfamily C member 24-like isoform X1 has product MGDAAEEDLYAVLGAGPSDSAQQLRHRYQRLALQYHPDRHAGSSSAEAESGMKRFLEVDAAWRVLGDQTTRRQYDLQRRAQELKQDWPVDSVVHLQDMIWEQNERVYTHGCRCGGGFHVSEEEVQEVTRSRRQDGDEEEEAETGEREHGGGGGGVVVCCDTCSLAVCVTR; this is encoded by the exons ATGGGCGACGCGGCGGAGGAGGACCTGTACGCTGTCCTCGGTGCCGGCCCCTCGGACTCAGCCCAGCAACTCAGGCACCGGTACCAGCGTCTGGCCTTACAG TACCACCCCGACCGCCATGCAGGAAGCAGTTCTGCAGAGGCCGAGTCCGGGATGAAGAGGTTCCTAGAGGTCGATGCCGCCTGGAGGGTCCTCGGTGACCAGACAACCAGGAGACAGTATGACCTGCAGAGGAGAG CACAGGAGCTGAAACAGGATTGGCCAGTGGACTCTGTCGTCCATCTGCAGGACATGATCTGGGAACAGA ACGAGCGCGTGTACACTCACGGCTGTCGCTGTGGGGGAGGATTCCACGTctcggaggaggaggttcaGGAGGTGACGCGCAGCAGGCGGCAGGAcggcgatgaagaggaggaggcggaaacTGGGGAGCGAgagcacggaggaggaggaggaggagtggtggTGTGCTGCGACACGTGTTCCCTCGCTGTGTGCGTCACGCGGTAG
- the LOC144390792 gene encoding dnaJ homolog subfamily C member 24-like isoform X2, producing MGDAAEEDLYAVLGAGPSDSAQQLRHRYQRLALQYHPDRHAGSSSAEAESGMKRFLEVDAAWRVLGDQTTRRQYDLQRRDERVYTHGCRCGGGFHVSEEEVQEVTRSRRQDGDEEEEAETGEREHGGGGGGVVVCCDTCSLAVCVTR from the exons ATGGGCGACGCGGCGGAGGAGGACCTGTACGCTGTCCTCGGTGCCGGCCCCTCGGACTCAGCCCAGCAACTCAGGCACCGGTACCAGCGTCTGGCCTTACAG TACCACCCCGACCGCCATGCAGGAAGCAGTTCTGCAGAGGCCGAGTCCGGGATGAAGAGGTTCCTAGAGGTCGATGCCGCCTGGAGGGTCCTCGGTGACCAGACAACCAGGAGACAGTATGACCTGCAGAGGAGAG ACGAGCGCGTGTACACTCACGGCTGTCGCTGTGGGGGAGGATTCCACGTctcggaggaggaggttcaGGAGGTGACGCGCAGCAGGCGGCAGGAcggcgatgaagaggaggaggcggaaacTGGGGAGCGAgagcacggaggaggaggaggaggagtggtggTGTGCTGCGACACGTGTTCCCTCGCTGTGTGCGTCACGCGGTAG
- the LOC144390792 gene encoding dnaJ homolog subfamily C member 24-like isoform X3 — protein MGDAAEEDLYAVLGAGPSDSAQQLRHRYQRLALQYHPDRHAGSSSAEAESGMKRFLEVDAAWRVLGDQTTRRQYDLQRRAQELKQDWPVDSVVHLQDMIWEQTRCFRRARVHSRLSLWGRIPRLGGGGSGGDAQQAAGRR, from the exons ATGGGCGACGCGGCGGAGGAGGACCTGTACGCTGTCCTCGGTGCCGGCCCCTCGGACTCAGCCCAGCAACTCAGGCACCGGTACCAGCGTCTGGCCTTACAG TACCACCCCGACCGCCATGCAGGAAGCAGTTCTGCAGAGGCCGAGTCCGGGATGAAGAGGTTCCTAGAGGTCGATGCCGCCTGGAGGGTCCTCGGTGACCAGACAACCAGGAGACAGTATGACCTGCAGAGGAGAG CACAGGAGCTGAAACAGGATTGGCCAGTGGACTCTGTCGTCCATCTGCAGGACATGATCTGGGAACAGA CGCGTTGTTTCAGACGAGCGCGTGTACACTCACGGCTGTCGCTGTGGGGGAGGATTCCACGTctcggaggaggaggttcaGGAGGTGACGCGCAGCAGGCGGCAGGAcggcgatga